In a single window of the Leptolyngbyaceae cyanobacterium genome:
- a CDS encoding HAD-IA family hydrolase — translation MTVRFIIFDFDGTVADTFDAIVDIINQLAPEFGYKQTTQEELIQIRKMTSREIIKQSGVPLFQLPFLLKKVKIGLNNKIHLLTPIPGMKEALIDLARLGYRLGIITSNDRENVVKFLQNNDFPNLFDFIYSGTSLFGKSKVINKFLKQHKLKREEIIYIGDETRDIDAAKKSHIKVIAVAWGFNSKEVLLKQKPDFLANQPNELISIITTWQNKIS, via the coding sequence ATGACTGTAAGATTTATTATTTTTGACTTTGACGGTACTGTAGCTGATACCTTTGATGCAATCGTCGATATTATTAATCAGTTAGCACCTGAATTTGGCTATAAGCAAACCACCCAAGAAGAACTAATCCAAATTCGGAAAATGACTTCTAGAGAAATTATTAAACAATCTGGCGTTCCCCTTTTTCAATTACCTTTTTTATTGAAAAAAGTTAAAATAGGGCTAAATAATAAAATTCACTTACTAACTCCTATTCCAGGTATGAAAGAGGCTTTAATAGATCTCGCTCGTTTGGGGTATAGGTTAGGTATTATTACTTCTAACGACCGAGAAAATGTAGTAAAATTTCTTCAAAATAATGATTTCCCTAATTTGTTTGACTTTATTTATTCCGGTACAAGCCTGTTTGGTAAAAGCAAAGTCATCAATAAGTTTCTAAAGCAGCATAAATTGAAAAGAGAAGAGATTATTTACATTGGCGATGAAACTAGGGATATAGACGCTGCGAAAAAAAGTCATATCAAAGTAATTGCAGTGGCATGGGGCTTTAATTCTAAAGAGGTATTATTAAAACAGAAACCGGATTTTTTAGCAAACCAACCAAATGAGTTAATTTCAATAATTACTACTTGGCAAAATAAAATTAGTTAA
- the queG gene encoding tRNA epoxyqueuosine(34) reductase QueG gives MPSLPLNSTQVKEKALELGFHKVGIVVVDAPDELENLAVQKLQAWLALGYQADMEWMANPKRQDIRLVMPRVKSLIAVALNYYTAHQRPESKENAKISRYGWGRDYHKVLHKKLKALANWLQTRGEGIEARYYADTGPVQDKVWAQRAGLGWIAKNGNLIVREYGSWLFLGEILTNLELSPDRPHTEHCGTCTRCMEACPTNAIVQPFVVDANRCIAYHTIENRAPELPDAIAKNLNGWVAGCDICQDVCPWNQRFARETNIAEFQPYPRNIAPKLSELAEISEEDWQQRFPASALRRIKPEMLRRNARANLEASQ, from the coding sequence ATGCCGTCACTTCCCCTCAACAGTACGCAAGTTAAAGAAAAAGCCTTAGAGTTGGGATTCCACAAGGTTGGGATTGTAGTGGTGGACGCACCAGATGAATTGGAAAATCTAGCAGTACAAAAATTACAGGCATGGTTAGCGCTAGGTTACCAAGCTGATATGGAATGGATGGCTAATCCTAAGCGTCAGGATATTCGTTTAGTTATGCCACGGGTAAAGTCGCTAATTGCTGTAGCCCTCAATTACTACACTGCTCACCAACGCCCGGAGAGTAAGGAAAATGCCAAAATATCTCGTTATGGGTGGGGGAGGGATTATCATAAAGTGTTGCATAAAAAGTTAAAAGCACTGGCTAACTGGCTGCAAACACGAGGAGAAGGAATAGAAGCTCGTTATTATGCCGATACAGGCCCAGTTCAGGATAAAGTGTGGGCGCAGCGTGCAGGTCTGGGATGGATTGCTAAAAACGGGAATTTAATCGTGCGAGAGTACGGTTCTTGGCTATTTTTAGGGGAAATCCTCACCAATTTGGAATTATCGCCAGATCGACCCCATACAGAACACTGCGGTACTTGTACTCGTTGTATGGAAGCTTGTCCTACGAATGCGATCGTCCAACCGTTCGTAGTCGATGCCAACCGTTGTATTGCATACCACACGATCGAAAATCGCGCCCCTGAATTGCCAGATGCGATCGCCAAAAATTTAAATGGTTGGGTAGCTGGTTGCGATATTTGTCAAGATGTCTGCCCTTGGAACCAGCGGTTTGCTCGAGAAACTAATATTGCTGAGTTTCAGCCTTATCCTAGAAATATAGCTCCTAAATTAAGTGAGTTAGCAGAAATCTCAGAAGAAGATTGGCAACAACGTTTTCCAGCATCAGCCCTGCGGCGAATTAAGCCTGAAATGTTACGTCGAAACGCTCGCGCTAACCTCGAAGCCTCTCAATAA
- a CDS encoding nuclear transport factor 2 family protein: MQTAESILENLQPDGKVSAEIKGVREPVILKYFETFNAEDFQATAALFANDGAMRPPFESPVVGPDAIAIYLEQEAKGMQLYPREGIDEILEDGYLHYQVTGKVQTPFFGVNVSWIFVLNPDQEIFSATIKLLASPQELLNLRR, encoded by the coding sequence ATGCAAACTGCTGAGAGTATACTAGAGAATTTACAGCCCGATGGTAAGGTAAGTGCAGAAATAAAAGGTGTGAGAGAGCCTGTTATTTTAAAGTATTTTGAAACTTTTAATGCCGAAGACTTTCAGGCAACAGCTGCTTTATTTGCTAATGATGGAGCGATGCGGCCTCCTTTTGAATCGCCAGTGGTTGGCCCAGATGCGATCGCTATTTATTTAGAACAAGAAGCAAAAGGAATGCAGCTTTATCCTCGTGAAGGCATTGACGAGATATTAGAAGATGGGTATCTTCATTATCAAGTCACTGGAAAGGTACAAACACCGTTTTTTGGTGTAAACGTGAGTTGGATATTCGTACTTAATCCCGATCAAGAAATATTTTCAGCTACTATTAAGCTTTTAGCTTCTCCTCAAGAGTTATTAAATTTACGTCGATAG
- a CDS encoding anti-sigma regulatory factor has protein sequence MRTELHIPSDLKFLAIVESWLLGCLEAELGDSAIDWPRMSNRLRLALVEAYSNVVRHAHRDQPNLPILIRLELKERDLALEIWDHGKGYDLSTYLPPSPEDKQESGYGWLIMNRLMDRVEYRLQVNGRNCLKLEASIPKLSDK, from the coding sequence ATGAGAACTGAGCTACATATTCCTAGCGACCTGAAGTTTTTAGCAATAGTAGAAAGTTGGTTGCTGGGCTGTTTGGAAGCAGAGTTAGGCGACTCTGCGATCGATTGGCCTCGAATGTCTAATCGCCTGCGACTGGCTCTGGTTGAAGCTTACTCGAACGTGGTACGTCACGCTCACAGAGATCAGCCAAATTTACCAATTTTGATTCGCTTAGAACTAAAAGAGCGCGATTTAGCCCTAGAAATTTGGGATCACGGGAAGGGTTATGATTTATCTACTTATTTGCCCCCTAGTCCAGAAGATAAGCAAGAAAGCGGCTATGGCTGGCTGATTATGAATAGATTGATGGATCGGGTAGAGTATCGCCTTCAGGTAAATGGCCGCAACTGTCTGAAGTTGGAAGCAAGTATACCTAAATTAAGTGATAAGTAA
- a CDS encoding SpoIIE family protein phosphatase: MSRGDGSKLKLMVVDDEPDNLDLLYRTFRRDFSVFKAESGPSALDVLDKEGEMAVIISDQRMPQMNGTEFLGRTVERFPDTIRILLTGYTDVEDLVEAINSGQVFKYITKPWNPAELKAVVQQASETYRVLKRRTDELRRALQRETLFNAVTNAIRESLDYGSMLQKIVETIGQTFGASCCLLRPVEGNRLLPEIFSYQAADFDDATTPDALLKLALENRQTEIAQNNSNNGTSYELVVPLICQQDLLAVLYLNQNGSRASWSAEDIQLLENVAEQAALAVSQAKLYQRTQLQAQQMRAELEVARQIQNNLLRQSWPEVEGLRVQACCFPAREVGGDFFEVFIHPKGDIWLAVGDVSGKGVPAALFMASAISVMRRELSQENPPEPHIVMQNLNSSLSDDLIGNNCFITMVLARYTPATGQLVYANAGHIYPLVWSYEAVAKKAPKIEPNFLKVRGVPLGILPIWKAMSGNLSLNPGEALLLASDGITEASVSQEVVSSDDVGANGYNPVMLKQDGLWQLLLEEQSPLDLTHLLARIRGHNQVQEDDQTILSLEVL; encoded by the coding sequence ATGAGTCGGGGAGATGGCAGCAAACTCAAACTCATGGTGGTGGATGACGAACCTGATAACCTCGATCTGCTCTACCGAACTTTTCGGCGAGACTTTTCCGTATTTAAAGCTGAAAGTGGGCCTAGCGCCTTAGACGTACTAGACAAAGAAGGGGAAATGGCCGTAATTATTTCCGACCAAAGGATGCCCCAAATGAACGGGACAGAATTTTTGGGTCGGACAGTCGAACGTTTTCCAGATACGATTCGCATCCTTCTAACCGGCTACACCGATGTAGAAGATCTAGTAGAAGCAATTAACTCAGGGCAGGTTTTCAAGTACATCACCAAGCCGTGGAATCCGGCTGAATTAAAAGCAGTCGTTCAGCAAGCTTCCGAAACGTACCGCGTTTTAAAACGAAGAACTGACGAACTACGCCGCGCTTTGCAGCGAGAAACCCTATTTAACGCCGTCACCAACGCGATCAGGGAATCCCTTGACTATGGCAGTATGCTGCAAAAAATCGTCGAAACGATCGGCCAAACATTTGGCGCTAGTTGCTGCCTCCTGCGACCAGTAGAAGGCAATCGACTGCTGCCAGAAATTTTTTCCTACCAAGCTGCTGACTTTGACGATGCTACGACCCCGGATGCCCTGCTTAAATTAGCCTTGGAAAATCGGCAGACAGAAATTGCCCAGAACAATAGCAATAACGGCACGTCCTACGAACTAGTAGTACCGCTGATTTGCCAACAAGACCTCCTAGCAGTTCTCTACCTCAATCAAAACGGTAGTCGTGCTAGCTGGTCTGCCGAAGATATTCAACTGCTGGAAAACGTAGCAGAACAAGCCGCTCTAGCTGTCTCGCAAGCTAAACTTTATCAGCGGACTCAATTGCAAGCCCAACAGATGCGAGCAGAATTAGAAGTAGCCCGTCAAATTCAAAACAACCTGCTACGCCAAAGTTGGCCAGAAGTAGAAGGGTTAAGAGTTCAAGCCTGCTGTTTTCCAGCCAGAGAAGTTGGTGGTGATTTCTTTGAAGTGTTCATCCATCCTAAAGGAGATATCTGGCTAGCCGTGGGAGATGTTTCTGGTAAAGGCGTTCCCGCTGCTTTATTTATGGCCAGTGCGATTTCCGTGATGCGACGAGAACTGTCCCAAGAAAATCCGCCAGAACCTCATATAGTAATGCAGAATCTCAACAGTAGTCTTTCAGACGATCTGATCGGGAACAATTGTTTTATTACGATGGTTCTGGCTCGTTATACTCCGGCGACCGGTCAGTTGGTTTATGCTAATGCAGGCCACATCTATCCTTTGGTCTGGTCTTACGAAGCCGTAGCTAAAAAAGCGCCAAAAATCGAACCCAATTTCCTGAAAGTGCGGGGTGTTCCATTGGGGATTTTACCGATCTGGAAAGCGATGTCTGGTAACTTGTCTTTAAATCCAGGAGAAGCGCTTTTACTGGCAAGTGATGGAATAACTGAAGCAAGCGTCAGCCAAGAGGTAGTAAGCTCTGATGATGTTGGTGCTAATGGGTACAACCCAGTTATGCTGAAACAAGATGGTTTGTGGCAGTTGTTGCTAGAAGAGCAAAGTCCTCTAGACTTGACCCATTTATTAGCACGCATCAGAGGACACAACCAAGTTCAGGAAGACGACCAAACAATACTCTCTCTGGAGGTTCTGTAG
- a CDS encoding response regulator transcription factor, with translation MKEIRVALIEDHDLTRVGIRTALQQREEISVVGEAANGYEGLKLIQTAQPDIAIVDIGLPDIDGIELTRQLKASIEDDEKAPKVLILTLQDNQDAVLAAFAAGADSYCMKDISFDNLLEALRVTQEGNSWIDPAIARIVLQQTRQTTTHAPSSTPEPSISSKTVAITATEPEYSQMLEAYPLTDRELEVLQLIVEGYSNAAIADKLYITVGTVKTHVRNILNKLCADDRTQAAVRALRSGLVG, from the coding sequence ATGAAAGAAATTCGCGTTGCCCTCATAGAAGATCACGACCTCACCCGCGTGGGGATTAGAACGGCACTACAACAGCGAGAAGAAATTTCCGTTGTAGGAGAAGCAGCTAACGGCTATGAGGGACTGAAGCTGATTCAAACAGCACAACCAGACATTGCAATAGTTGACATTGGTTTGCCTGACATTGATGGAATAGAATTAACCAGGCAGCTAAAAGCATCGATCGAAGATGACGAAAAAGCACCAAAAGTGTTGATTTTGACGCTGCAAGACAATCAAGACGCCGTACTAGCAGCTTTTGCCGCTGGCGCTGATTCTTACTGTATGAAAGATATCAGTTTTGATAATTTGCTGGAAGCCTTGCGCGTAACGCAGGAAGGCAACTCATGGATCGATCCGGCGATCGCCAGAATAGTCTTGCAACAAACACGTCAAACCACCACCCACGCACCATCTAGCACCCCCGAACCATCTATCAGTTCTAAAACCGTGGCCATCACAGCCACCGAACCAGAATACAGCCAAATGCTAGAAGCTTATCCTTTAACCGATCGAGAATTAGAAGTTCTCCAACTGATCGTAGAAGGATATAGCAACGCCGCAATAGCTGATAAGCTCTACATTACAGTCGGCACGGTTAAAACCCACGTTCGCAATATTTTAAACAAACTATGTGCCGATGACCGTACCCAAGCTGCCGTGCGTGCCTTGAGATCCGGATTAGTGGGATAA
- a CDS encoding PAS domain S-box protein translates to MNESRLDELKRATLGQLSYDALTKGNFSSLLEKAVNLITQTLEIEYAVVWEIVIMEENACFVKAAEGWHSALGKPARVENPQVGNGLFSSVPTIVEDLNYDSLLERAGIPSSYLQKTNFLSSIFIGRKTDNEHRIEFLSFLRNHQIESGFDVAIEVQEQPFGFLGAYTTRKREFDREEVDFVKAIANLLSIVIKRQHQERALCQKEQRYRKLADAIPLIVWTAQPNGMVDYFNQWWFEYTGKSFEQTKGRGWQSVIHPDDRLRALEDWQRVFQTGESCGFEYRLQQADGCYRWHVGRAVPMRNEEGQIIWWIGTATDIDTQKQFQQTEHFLAAASQELASSLDYQTLLQRVAALAVPEIADWCAVDIWAEDGVRERRATDGEGSLQRLAVAHVDPGKVEWAKELQKRYPHDMNAKHGVANVLRTGQSELYEEIPDALLVEAACDREHLEILRNIGFSSAMVVPMSVRGRTLGAITFVYSESGRRYSKSDLGLAEDLARRGALAIENARLYRESQQKEAALRESEERFRTMADSAPVLLWVSGIDGLYTFFNQVWLNFTGRSLEEETGRGWMQGIHPDDFQGYLDTYMSAFTTREDFQMEYRLRRADGEYRWILDRGMPRFMPNGSFAGYIGSCIDITDRKLMEEIFRSRATELARLTSVLTKTNTVLEKRNQELDQFAYIVSHDLKAPLRAIANLSQWIEEDLQEHLTGDTKHQMDLLRGRVHRMEALIQGILEYSRVGRVKTAKELVDVGVMLENAIASLAPPPTFTITVESEMPVFTTERLLLEQVFTNLISNAIKHHNRPDGTVTISCQNKGEFYEFVVRDDGPGIAPQYHEKVFVIFQTLLARDRVENTGIGLSLVKKIVEDKGGNICLESEVDRGATFRFTWPK, encoded by the coding sequence GTGAATGAATCCAGATTAGATGAATTGAAAAGAGCTACCTTGGGACAGCTAAGTTACGATGCCTTAACAAAGGGTAACTTTTCCAGTCTGCTTGAGAAAGCAGTTAATCTAATTACCCAAACTCTTGAAATTGAATATGCAGTTGTTTGGGAGATCGTCATAATGGAAGAAAATGCGTGTTTTGTCAAGGCGGCTGAGGGTTGGCACTCAGCACTAGGAAAACCAGCGAGAGTGGAAAATCCACAAGTAGGTAACGGATTGTTTTCTAGTGTACCTACTATTGTTGAAGATTTGAATTACGATTCATTATTGGAGCGAGCAGGTATTCCGAGTTCTTACCTACAAAAAACCAATTTTTTGTCATCCATCTTTATAGGTAGAAAAACTGATAACGAACATCGAATAGAGTTTTTATCTTTTTTAAGAAATCATCAGATTGAAAGTGGGTTCGATGTGGCGATCGAAGTTCAAGAACAGCCCTTCGGCTTTTTGGGTGCTTACACTACTCGCAAACGGGAATTCGATCGAGAGGAGGTAGATTTCGTAAAAGCGATCGCTAACTTGCTATCTATCGTAATCAAACGCCAACACCAAGAGAGGGCTTTGTGCCAAAAAGAACAGCGGTATCGAAAACTAGCCGATGCCATACCGCTGATCGTTTGGACGGCACAGCCTAATGGAATGGTGGATTACTTCAATCAGTGGTGGTTTGAATATACGGGAAAAAGCTTTGAGCAAACGAAAGGCCGGGGTTGGCAGTCGGTTATACATCCAGACGATCGCCTGCGTGCTTTAGAGGATTGGCAAAGAGTCTTTCAAACTGGTGAAAGCTGTGGATTCGAGTATCGTTTACAACAAGCAGACGGTTGTTACCGATGGCACGTCGGTAGAGCGGTACCGATGCGAAACGAAGAAGGGCAAATAATTTGGTGGATCGGTACTGCTACGGATATCGATACCCAAAAGCAATTTCAACAAACAGAGCATTTTTTAGCGGCGGCTAGCCAAGAATTAGCGAGTTCTTTAGATTACCAAACTCTTCTGCAAAGAGTAGCGGCTTTAGCAGTACCCGAAATTGCTGATTGGTGCGCGGTGGATATTTGGGCAGAAGATGGGGTAAGGGAGCGAAGGGCAACAGATGGAGAAGGCTCGCTCCAAAGGTTGGCCGTAGCTCATGTAGACCCTGGTAAAGTAGAGTGGGCCAAAGAATTACAAAAGCGCTATCCCCATGATATGAATGCCAAACATGGTGTAGCGAACGTGCTGCGAACCGGGCAGTCTGAATTGTACGAAGAAATTCCCGATGCTTTACTAGTAGAGGCCGCTTGCGATCGAGAGCATTTAGAAATATTGCGAAACATCGGTTTTTCATCGGCGATGGTGGTACCGATGAGCGTGCGCGGACGGACTTTGGGGGCGATTACATTTGTTTATTCCGAATCAGGGCGAAGATATAGCAAATCCGACTTGGGATTGGCGGAAGATTTAGCGCGTCGCGGTGCTTTAGCGATCGAAAACGCCCGCCTTTATCGAGAATCTCAGCAGAAAGAGGCTGCTCTGCGCGAAAGCGAAGAAAGATTCCGCACGATGGCAGATAGTGCGCCGGTTTTATTATGGGTATCGGGGATTGATGGACTGTATACGTTTTTCAATCAAGTTTGGTTGAATTTTACGGGCAGAAGTTTAGAGGAAGAAACGGGCAGGGGATGGATGCAAGGGATTCACCCAGATGATTTTCAAGGTTACTTAGATACTTACATGAGTGCTTTTACTACCCGCGAAGATTTTCAGATGGAATATCGTTTGAGGCGTGCGGATGGTGAGTATCGGTGGATTTTAGACCGAGGAATGCCCAGATTTATGCCTAATGGTAGTTTTGCTGGTTACATTGGCTCTTGTATTGATATTACCGATCGAAAATTGATGGAAGAAATTTTCCGATCGCGTGCGACTGAATTGGCTAGATTAACTTCGGTTTTAACTAAAACCAATACTGTCTTAGAAAAACGCAATCAAGAGTTAGACCAGTTTGCTTATATTGTCTCCCACGATTTAAAAGCTCCTCTAAGAGCGATCGCCAATCTTTCCCAATGGATCGAAGAAGATTTACAAGAGCATTTAACCGGAGATACCAAACACCAAATGGACCTGCTGCGAGGCAGAGTTCACCGTATGGAAGCCTTAATTCAAGGGATTTTAGAATATTCTCGCGTCGGAAGGGTAAAAACAGCCAAAGAGTTAGTAGATGTAGGAGTTATGTTGGAAAATGCGATCGCTTCGTTAGCACCGCCACCAACATTTACCATTACAGTGGAATCAGAAATGCCCGTTTTTACTACAGAGCGGTTACTTTTAGAACAAGTGTTTACCAATCTAATTAGCAATGCCATCAAACACCACAATCGCCCAGATGGAACGGTAACGATCTCTTGCCAAAATAAAGGAGAATTTTACGAGTTTGTCGTCCGCGATGATGGTCCGGGGATCGCGCCTCAGTATCATGAGAAAGTATTTGTGATTTTTCAAACTTTGCTAGCCAGGGATCGCGTGGAAAATACTGGCATAGGCTTATCTTTAGTCAAAAAAATAGTAGAAGATAAAGGAGGAAACATTTGTTTGGAATCGGAAGTAGATCGGGGTGCTACTTTTCGTTTTACTTGGCCGAAGTAA
- a CDS encoding response regulator, with amino-acid sequence MIDELQMTDDKGKMIMVANDKKLNILLVDDDDVDVMTVRRAFQKNNITNHLYIAANGLEALSVLREQDNSLRIPWLRRLILLDLNMPKMGGIEFLRELRADPQLRYIPVIVLTTSSAEKDKVDAYNLNVAGYIVKPVTFSKFVEVMATLNKYWTLSEMP; translated from the coding sequence ATGATTGATGAATTACAAATGACCGATGACAAAGGAAAAATGATAATGGTCGCCAATGACAAAAAGCTGAATATTTTACTAGTTGATGACGATGATGTAGATGTAATGACGGTGCGAAGAGCGTTCCAAAAAAACAATATTACTAATCACCTATACATCGCTGCTAATGGGTTAGAAGCATTGTCCGTATTACGAGAACAAGATAATTCCTTGCGGATTCCCTGGTTACGCCGATTGATATTACTCGATTTGAATATGCCTAAAATGGGAGGCATCGAGTTTTTAAGAGAACTGAGGGCAGACCCCCAACTGCGTTACATACCTGTCATTGTACTGACGACTTCTAGTGCGGAGAAAGATAAAGTAGATGCTTATAACCTGAATGTAGCAGGTTATATTGTGAAGCCAGTTACTTTTTCAAAATTTGTGGAAGTGATGGCAACACTTAATAAATACTGGACGCTCAGCGAAATGCCTTAA